One Syngnathoides biaculeatus isolate LvHL_M chromosome 4, ASM1980259v1, whole genome shotgun sequence DNA window includes the following coding sequences:
- the LOC133499733 gene encoding vesicle-associated membrane protein 8-like, translating into MNNDPDRGSGASTPEPPGKIESFTHEVDGVIELMKENVDRILAQEERLVGLTDKLKDMNRGAKHFKHTSRKAVRTYWWKNVKLVVVIVVIVLIIVLIIILLATGVIPVSAPVPPIVSPTTGPSP; encoded by the exons ATGAACAACGACCCG GACCGGGGAAGTGGGGCTTCAACACCAGAGCCTCCGGGAAAAATTGAGTCTTTCACACATGAAGTAGATGGCGTTATAGAACTCATGAAAGAGAATGTGGACCGAATCCTGGCCCAAGAAGAGAGATTGGTTGGGCTCACAGACAAGTTGAAGGATATGAATCGCGGG GCAAAGCACTTCAAGCACACATCCCGTAAAGCGGTTCGTACGTACTGGTGGAAGAATGTCAAGCTGGTTGTGGTCATCGTGGTCATCGTCCTCATCATCGTGCTCATTATTATCCTACTGGCCACCGGTGTCATCCCCGTCAGTGCCCCTGTACCGCCAATTGTCTCACCCACAACTGGCCCAAGtccataa